A genomic region of Melopsittacus undulatus isolate bMelUnd1 chromosome 5, bMelUnd1.mat.Z, whole genome shotgun sequence contains the following coding sequences:
- the FEZF1 gene encoding fez family zinc finger protein 1, producing the protein MDNSGHHTATKILATPPARESLSARSNMISTPKPLAFSIERIMARTPEPRSIPVPQLLHGSVAKGDPKHPLHLNSSIPCMIPFVPVAYDPLPKAAVAGAEPRKAHLDSSSSPSFSCGDLLNCALSLKGDFPRDALPLQQYKLVRPRVVNHSSFHAMGALCYFNRGDSPCHPSSSVNIHPVASYFLSSPLHPQPKAYLAERNKLVLPAVDKYPAGVAFKDLSQTQLQHYMKESAQILSEKIAYKTSEFSRGSPSSKPKVFTCEVCGKVFNAHYNLTRHMPVHTGARPFVCKVCGKGFRQASTLCRHKIIHTQEKPHKCNQCGKAFNRSSTLNTHTRIHAGYKPFVCEFCGKGFHQKGNYKNHKLTHSGEKQFKCNICNKAFHQVYNLTFHMHTHNDKKPFTCPTCGKGFCRNFDLKKHVRKLHDSALGLPRAPAELGGPDQPPAPAGPLLPGPPQLQP; encoded by the exons ATGGACAATAGTGGCCACCACACGGCGACCAAAATCCTAGCGACTCCTCCAGCCAGAGAAAGCCTGTCTGCCAGGAGCAACATGATCAGCACGCCCAAGCCCCTCGCCTTCTCCATTGAGCGCATCATGGCGCGGACGCCAGAGCCCCGCTCCATCCCCGTCCCGCAGCTCCTCCACGGCTCCGTGGCCAAAGGCGACCCCAAGCACCCGCTGCACCTCAActcctccatcccctgcatGATCCCCTTTGTCCCGGTGGCGTACGACCCCCTGCCCAAAGCGGCGGTGGCCGGAGCGGAACCCAGGAAGGCTCATTTAGACTCCTCTTCCTCGCCCTCCTTTAGCTGCGGCGATCTCTTGAACTGTGCCCTGAGCTTGAAAGGAGATTTCCCCCGCGATGCCCTGCCCTTGCAGCAGTACAAACTGGTAAGACCCCGAGTGGTCAATCACTCCTCCTTCCACGCCATGGGAGCCCTGTGCTATTTCAACCGAGGCGACAGCCCTTGTCACCCGTCCTCCAGTGTCAACATCCACCCGGTGGCTTCTTATTTTCTCAGCTCCCCCTTGCACCCGCAGCCCAAGGCTTACCTGGCGGAGCGGAACAAGCTGGTGCTGCCGGCCGTGGACAAGTACCCGGCGGGGGTGGCCTTCAAGGACTTGTCTCAGACCCAGCTGCAGCACTACATGAAAGAGAGTGCCCAGATCCTCTCGGAAAAAATCGCCTACAAGACGTCGGAGTTCAGCCGCGGCTCCCCCAGCAGCAAGCCCAAAGTTTTCACGTGTGAAGTTTGTGGAAAG GTATTTAATGCACATTATAACTTAACTCGCCATATGCCGGTGCACACGGGAGCCAGACCCTTTGTTTGCAAAGTTTGCGGGAAGGGCTTCAGACAGGCAAGCACGCTCTGCCGGCACAAGATCATCCACACCCAG GAAAAGCCACACAAGTGCAACCAGTGCGGCAAAGCCTTTAACCGGAGCTCGACCCTGAACACTCACACACGAATACACGCTGGCTACAAACCTTTTGTTTGTGAATTTTGCGGCAAAGGATTTCACCAGAAAG GCAATTACAAAAACCACAAGCTGACTCACAGCGGCGAAAAGCAATTCAAGTGCAATATCTGCAACAAGGCTTTCCATCAGGTGTACAACCTGACGTTCCACATGCACACCCACAACGACAAGAAGCCCTTCACCTGCCCCACCTGCGGCAAAGGCTTCTGCAGGAACTTTGACCTCAAGAAGCACGTCCGCAAGCTGCACGACAGCGCCCTGGGACTGCCCCGAGCCCCCGCAGAGCTGGGGGGGCCTGACCAACCCCCGGCCCCAGCCGGGCCGCTGTTGCCGGGCCCTCCACAGCTCCAGCCTTGA